GATAGAGAGAGAGACAGGAGTGAAGGACATATGAATCAGGAACGATACGAGAAGCAGGGAATGGACACAAGGCAAGAGACAGACCCTGGACTGACGAGTTCTTCGGCTCAAACGAAGGAGCGTTATACACTCGCCCGGGCCAACGCATATATCAAGGCGCATCGACATCAGGTTGATCCAACCTATCGAATGGCCTATCATTTGATGCCAGAGGTGGGCTGGATGAATGATCCCAATGGTTTCATATACTTCAATGGGATGTATCATATGTTCTATCAGCATTATCCCTACGAACCAGTATGGGGGCCGATGCACTGGGGCCATGCGGTGAGCCGTGATTTGGTTACATGGTCTTATCTGCCTCTTGCACTGGCACCTGATCAGAGCTACGACAGTGGAGGCTGTTTCTCCGGCAGTGCAATCGTGCAGGATGGCAAGTTGGTGCTGATGTACACGGGACATGTCGTGACTGGCCCCGATAAGGATAACGATTACTTGCAGACACAGAATATCGCTGTCTCGGACAATGGGATTGATTTTGTCAAAAGCGCGATGAATCCGGTCATTCGGCTGGATCAAATCCCAGAGCATACCAGTCCGAAGGACTTCCGTGATCCGAAAGTGTTTGAACGAAACGGTGTGTACTATTGCGTCCTTGGATCAAATGATGCTGCTGGCAAAGGTGTCATTTTGTTATACCGCTCAACGGACTTGCTGAATTGGAGTTATGTCAACGTTATGGCCCAGAGTGACGGGACGCTTGGCGACAATTGGGAATGTCCAGATCTGTTCACACTGGATGGCCGAGATGTGCTGATCATGTCTCCGCAGCGCATGCCTGCACAGGGAGATAACTACCGCAACTTGCATTCGACCGTTTATATGATGGGAACGCTGGATGAAGACCAGGGTGTGCTGAAGTACGAGCAGTACGTTCCGCTGGACTGTGGCTTCGACTTTTACGCACCTCAGACGATGGAGGATGCACAGGGACGACGAATCATGGTGGCCTGGATGGATACATGGGAAACGGAAATCCCGACACAACAGTCCCATGCGTGGGCTGGAGCGATGACTTTGCCGAGACAACTAATTCGTAAGGGAGAACGCTTGATATTCCAGCCGCTTCCCGAACTTATACAGTACAGGTCGGAAGGCAACGAGCAGTATGGTATACATTTAAGTGGTGAAGGACATGATCTTGATCTTGGAATCAGTGGAGACCGTTACGAACTGTATGCTGTATTTGAAGCGGAACAGGCACAACACTTCGGGTTGAAGCTGCGCACGGGTGAAGATGAAGAAACCGTGATTTCCTATGATGTAGAGCAACGTCGTTTATGCTTGAATCGCGAGCAGGCCGGACAAGGGCCGGGGGGCGAACGAGCTGCGACAGTGGAACTGCTTGATGGGAAACTGGAACTTCATATTTTTATGGATGTCAGCTCCGTTGAGGTGTTCATTCAGCAGGGAGAACAAGTCATGACAGGGCGGATCTATCCAGGGCGGAACTCAACAGGTATCAAGGCTTTCTCGTCTGGAACGTGTACGTTGACCGAACTTCGCAAATGGGATTTACGAATTCCCCGATAAAATTCTATCTAAAATTCAGCCTTGACCTTGAAGTATACTTCAAGGTTTATTCTTTTTTTATCAAGAAATATTGGAGGCTGAATAATGAGAATTTTGGAATGGATTTTGGTATTGGTAACCGTAGCTGCTACGGTACTCATGCTGGTGTTTCCGAAGCGCCGGGCAATGACAATGGGGACACTCACAGCTCTGATTCTGACAGTGCTTCTGCATGGCTTGATCAATTCATTTCGCGTGCAGATGATACCAACCTATATCGTCACACTTGTATTATTCATTACATTAATCATTCAAGTCATGAAATCATACTGCGGTGATCGTTATGTTCAGAGCGTGCGGAGACCCGACCGTCTTTCAAGAATAAAGATGACGCTGGTATCGATCCTGGTTCTGGCCTTCAGTGCAGGTTCAATCATACTGACCTGGCTATTACCTGCTTTTACGATGCCTGAACCAACCGGCACATATGCCATTGGCACGTTCTCACAACACTTGGTGGATGAATCTCGCGAAGAGACCAAAACACCCGAGGCAGGAGATAAACGGGAACTTATGATTAATGTGTGGTACCCGGTGGATCGGAAGTCCGCCCAAGGACTGGCGTTAGAACATTACCCTGCTGAATTGGGGGAAGCGATCAGTTTGGTGTTTGGCATTCCGTCTCAGGTGTTCAGTTATCTGGATACCATTCCAACACATGTGGTGCAAGGAGCTGAGATGTCCGCCGTCCAAAGCAAGTATCCGGTTTTGCTATTCTCGCCGGGTATCCGCTCAGCCCGTTTTCAGAGCATGACGATGATTGAGGAACTGGTTAGCCATGGTTACATTGTCGTGGGGATAGATCACCCTTATACGTCAGCACAAGTGATATTCCCCGATGGACGTGCAGTCTCCTATCAGGCTGACCCTGAATTTGCAACGTCAGCGGAATTATATCAATATAATGTAAATGGTATAGGTATCCGTGCAGATGATGCAAGCTTTGTTCTCGATACGCTTACCCAGTGGAATTCACATGACCCGAATCAACTGTTCCAAGGCAAGCTTGATCTAGATCATGTAGGAATCACGGGTCACTCCTACGGCGGTGCAACCACGGCGGAAGCGCTGGCTCAGGATGACCGTTTCAAAGCAGGACTTAGTTTGGAAGGCGGTTTCTGGGGTGAAGTATCCACAACAGCCTTGAAACAGCCGTTTATGTATATCATGTCGGGTGGGACAGCCAAAAGTCTGGACCCGGACGCCACTGCCAAGGATAAAGTATTTTATCCCGAGTTTGAGCCTGATTTGGATCGGGTGATGTCAAATAGTCTTAATGATACCTATTATCTGACAGTGGAGAATTTGTTCCATCAAAGCTTTACGGATATTTCGTTAATTTCACCAAAAATGTTTGCCAGAGGCATGACGCCAGAACATAATGTGGATATAACCAGATCCTATGCGCTGGCATTCTTTGACCGTTATCTGAAAGGGGAAGAGCAGCCATTGCTGCAAGGTTCTTCAGCGCAATTTCCCGAGGTCACCTATGATGCCACGTATACCAAGATACGCAACAAACAAACGCAATAAGTCCGCAGAAAGGTGGAGGCGTAGGCATGGAAACCATGACAAGAGGAATGTTGACCAAGCGTACCGGTGTAAGTATGGCAACCCTCCGTTATTACGAAGATAGTGGAATTCTGCCTGCTCCCCGTCGTTCCTCCAACGGATATCGGGTGTATACCGAGGATTATCTGGTCAAAATTAAGTTCATTAAGGATGCCCAGTTGCTGGGTTACTCCTTAAAGGAGATACAAGAGACCCTGCAACTGCTCAGCCAGGAAGACATGGAAAAGGATACGTTAAAAACCCTTGTACGCGAACGCATCGCTGACATTCAGAAACATATTGACCATCTGGAACAGATGCAGATTCATCTGGCACGACTGTTGCATACACCGGAGGACGATATCGACAATTATATTCAATCGTTCAGGGTGCAAAAGAAAGAGCCGTAATCGCGGCTCTTTTCCTGTTTAGGAGAAAACACTCGTGGACTATCGAGCAGGGAATCGGAGATTTAAAACGAATACATAGTGTAGTTTGCCAATACATAATGGTGGTTATCGTGATTTCAATAATGAAATTCACACCAACAAAAGGAGTAACATTTTCTATGAGGGATTTACAAGGTTTTGTATCCGATTACATCAAAGGAAAAAAACATCTGCATCTTGAGATTGGCGTTATTACAAAGGGAGATATCGAATATCATTCATTGGGCAATCCCAAAAAGAAGAGCGTGGCTGCTCCTGAACATAGGTTGTTCGAAATCGGCTCTGTAACCAAACTTTTTACATCGATCCTTCTATTAGAATTAGAACGTCAACAGCAGCTTTCCACGGATGACACGGTTGGCAAGTACATACACAACGGTAAAAACGATTATTTGAATAAGGTTACCTTAAAAAGTCTTGCGACGCATACCTCTGGATTACCCGGAGTTGCCACAAACCTGTCCTCGAAGAAAAATCGATACAATCCGTATTCAAATTATACGGAGGATGATTTACTTGCTTTTTTATCGGATGCTGACTTTACGGATCAGATGGGTTCATTTGAGTACTCCAATACCGGCGTGGGCTTACTAGGTTATATCCTATGTAAAGTATCAGACAGTACATATGATGATTTGCTGAAAAAATATATCACAGGTCCATTAAACATGACGGAGACAGCAGCTATGCTGAATGCAGAACAGAATGGCAGATTTGTGGACGGACATACGTCAACGGGGAAAAAGATGCCTCACTGGGATACGGGTGTACATGAAGGCGCAGGGGCGATCAAGTCATCTCTTCACGATATGTGTTTATTTGTACAGGCCAACCTGAATGAAGATCATCCGCCAGCCTCTGCAATACAACAAAGTCATATGTCTGTGATGATTGGAGATTCAACCCATCATTACGCCTGGTTTAGTGATAACATCTCGGATCAGAATATACTCTGGCATAACGGTGGTACATTTGGTTTCTCCAGTTATTTGGCTATAAATAAGGAACAGAGTATAGGCATCGTATTATTGTCCAATTATTGTTTTGGATCAGCCTCAATTGTGGATGAGTATCTGGATGCGATATTCAAGTTTATAACTAAAAAAGACCTTTATCCACTCATGCCGCTAGACCCTGTGGGTAATAAAATATTGGAAGCAATGATGCAGAGATAAAAAAACACCTCGAACAGAGAGCACCTGAGGATGTACTTCGGCGCTCTCTGTTGGAGGTTTTTTTTCGTTCTATCTTAATAGTCTTGATCATGACATACCCGCTTCACGCAGAAAATGGTGCACAATCTTCGTCTGATACTTGATACGGGTCGAGCGTTTCAGACTCCAACAGGTCTCCACTGTGACGGAACGGGCTTGTAATAGTCTTGAAGCCGCTGTACGGGCAGATCCCGGCAATTCATGCTGCTTGAGGTTAAAATGACGATCACGAATGGCAATCGACCGATTCATCCGTTCGATAACTCTTCTGCAAGCTGGAATCGTCCGACTGCCGGGATTGGTGATCAACGTCTGTCCAAGCACTCGTGAACTCAGTTGAGACAGGCCGTTGGCTTCATGCAGATCAAGCCACCAGTCGGCCCGATGTTCACGCGCCAGCTGAAAAACTGCCGCAGCGAGGGGATGCTTGGCCTTGCCTGACATACGACGTGGAAACGTACGATTCAGATCTGGCTTGCCTCTGATTTTCTTAGCGTAGGCTTGCTGGTTCACACGTGGCACGATAATTAACAGCCCTCGCTGAATGGCGTGACGACCTGTCGCAATATCATCTGCGAGTTTTTGCGCAGCGGCCATACTCGCCGTTTCATTCCCGTGAACCCCGGATGTAATGAACATCACGGGTCCCGGCATCATGCCACGTACAATGAAGTAGGGAGTAGCGTGTACGGTGGATGCTAGAAGGACATGTTTGGTTACAAGCATGACGCTTCACCTCCGTTATTACAGTACGCCATGTCCCTCTTTCATGTAACGGCGTAAGAACAGGTCTTCATCCTATTTCCTCACAAAATGGGCCGACTAATACACCCGATGAATGATATCTTCAAAATCGGGTTCTTTCATCTCTACATCTTCAATCTCACCCCAGTGCTCCAACTGTTTCAGAATGTTCATTGTGCTCCATTCCTTCCGGTTCACTTCCACGGTGACAATTTGCCCTTCCACTCCTGTAATATGTATCGCGGACGACACAACATCCGGGATGTGAAACGCTCCTCGGAACGTTACCCGAATCAGCGTAGGTAGTCCGATGGTTTCGCGAAGCGACGAGATCGTGCCATCATATGTCAGTTGACCGTGGTTAATCACCATGACCCGGCTGCATAACTGCTCAATGTCGTCCATATCATGTGTGGTCAACAGAATCGTTTTGCCAAACGTTTCATTTAATGTACGTAAAAATTGACGAATATTCCGCTTTGCGTTCACATCCAGTCCGATCGTCGGTTCATCGAGAAAAAGCAGTTCAGGATCATGCAGCATGGAAGCTGCGAGATCGGCACGCATGCGCTGTCCAAGCGAGAGCTTGCGGACAGGCGTGGCCCAGAACGATTCAAGGTCCAGCAGCTCGGCGAACTGGGACAGCCGTTTCTTTTTATCCTCGGCACGGACGCCGTACATCTCGGCCAGAATATCATATGAATCTTTCACGGGCAGATCCCACCAGAGCTGACTGCGCTGTCCAAACACAACGCCCAGTCGACCAACGGTCCTGCGCCTATCCTGATGCGGGTTCATACCGTCAAGCCTTACCTCACCCGAGGTTGGGTGCAAGATACCTGTCAGCATTTTGATCGTGGTAGACTTGCCAGCCCCGTTCGGACCGATGTAACCCACAAATTCCCCTGGGCCGATATCAAAACTGATATCGCGTACCGCTTCCTTGGACACATATTCACGTGAAAATAACGTACGTAGACCTGAGAAACGTCCTTCGCGGATAACAGGAGTTTTGAATTCCTTTTGCAGATGCCTTGC
The nucleotide sequence above comes from Paenibacillus sp. W2I17. Encoded proteins:
- a CDS encoding glycoside hydrolase family 32 protein, which gives rise to MNQERYEKQGMDTRQETDPGLTSSSAQTKERYTLARANAYIKAHRHQVDPTYRMAYHLMPEVGWMNDPNGFIYFNGMYHMFYQHYPYEPVWGPMHWGHAVSRDLVTWSYLPLALAPDQSYDSGGCFSGSAIVQDGKLVLMYTGHVVTGPDKDNDYLQTQNIAVSDNGIDFVKSAMNPVIRLDQIPEHTSPKDFRDPKVFERNGVYYCVLGSNDAAGKGVILLYRSTDLLNWSYVNVMAQSDGTLGDNWECPDLFTLDGRDVLIMSPQRMPAQGDNYRNLHSTVYMMGTLDEDQGVLKYEQYVPLDCGFDFYAPQTMEDAQGRRIMVAWMDTWETEIPTQQSHAWAGAMTLPRQLIRKGERLIFQPLPELIQYRSEGNEQYGIHLSGEGHDLDLGISGDRYELYAVFEAEQAQHFGLKLRTGEDEETVISYDVEQRRLCLNREQAGQGPGGERAATVELLDGKLELHIFMDVSSVEVFIQQGEQVMTGRIYPGRNSTGIKAFSSGTCTLTELRKWDLRIPR
- a CDS encoding prolyl oligopeptidase family serine peptidase, which codes for MRILEWILVLVTVAATVLMLVFPKRRAMTMGTLTALILTVLLHGLINSFRVQMIPTYIVTLVLFITLIIQVMKSYCGDRYVQSVRRPDRLSRIKMTLVSILVLAFSAGSIILTWLLPAFTMPEPTGTYAIGTFSQHLVDESREETKTPEAGDKRELMINVWYPVDRKSAQGLALEHYPAELGEAISLVFGIPSQVFSYLDTIPTHVVQGAEMSAVQSKYPVLLFSPGIRSARFQSMTMIEELVSHGYIVVGIDHPYTSAQVIFPDGRAVSYQADPEFATSAELYQYNVNGIGIRADDASFVLDTLTQWNSHDPNQLFQGKLDLDHVGITGHSYGGATTAEALAQDDRFKAGLSLEGGFWGEVSTTALKQPFMYIMSGGTAKSLDPDATAKDKVFYPEFEPDLDRVMSNSLNDTYYLTVENLFHQSFTDISLISPKMFARGMTPEHNVDITRSYALAFFDRYLKGEEQPLLQGSSAQFPEVTYDATYTKIRNKQTQ
- a CDS encoding MerR family transcriptional regulator, translating into METMTRGMLTKRTGVSMATLRYYEDSGILPAPRRSSNGYRVYTEDYLVKIKFIKDAQLLGYSLKEIQETLQLLSQEDMEKDTLKTLVRERIADIQKHIDHLEQMQIHLARLLHTPEDDIDNYIQSFRVQKKEP
- a CDS encoding serine hydrolase, translated to MRDLQGFVSDYIKGKKHLHLEIGVITKGDIEYHSLGNPKKKSVAAPEHRLFEIGSVTKLFTSILLLELERQQQLSTDDTVGKYIHNGKNDYLNKVTLKSLATHTSGLPGVATNLSSKKNRYNPYSNYTEDDLLAFLSDADFTDQMGSFEYSNTGVGLLGYILCKVSDSTYDDLLKKYITGPLNMTETAAMLNAEQNGRFVDGHTSTGKKMPHWDTGVHEGAGAIKSSLHDMCLFVQANLNEDHPPASAIQQSHMSVMIGDSTHHYAWFSDNISDQNILWHNGGTFGFSSYLAINKEQSIGIVLLSNYCFGSASIVDEYLDAIFKFITKKDLYPLMPLDPVGNKILEAMMQR
- a CDS encoding succinylglutamate desuccinylase/aspartoacylase family protein translates to MLVTKHVLLASTVHATPYFIVRGMMPGPVMFITSGVHGNETASMAAAQKLADDIATGRHAIQRGLLIIVPRVNQQAYAKKIRGKPDLNRTFPRRMSGKAKHPLAAAVFQLAREHRADWWLDLHEANGLSQLSSRVLGQTLITNPGSRTIPACRRVIERMNRSIAIRDRHFNLKQHELPGSARTAASRLLQARSVTVETCWSLKRSTRIKYQTKIVHHFLREAGMS
- a CDS encoding ATP-binding cassette domain-containing protein translates to MITARHLQKEFKTPVIREGRFSGLRTLFSREYVSKEAVRDISFDIGPGEFVGYIGPNGAGKSTTIKMLTGILHPTSGEVRLDGMNPHQDRRRTVGRLGVVFGQRSQLWWDLPVKDSYDILAEMYGVRAEDKKKRLSQFAELLDLESFWATPVRKLSLGQRMRADLAASMLHDPELLFLDEPTIGLDVNAKRNIRQFLRTLNETFGKTILLTTHDMDDIEQLCSRVMVINHGQLTYDGTISSLRETIGLPTLIRVTFRGAFHIPDVVSSAIHITGVEGQIVTVEVNRKEWSTMNILKQLEHWGEIEDVEMKEPDFEDIIHRVY